A portion of the Stigmatella aurantiaca DW4/3-1 genome contains these proteins:
- a CDS encoding response regulator codes for MDTERIKVLLVEDDGDSRELLAELLEEEFEVLTAGDGLSGLKAFETDHPDVIVTDESLPGMCGTVLAQHVKQRNPQARVILVSGYSQVEGAEHCDMVLRKPIDVVRLSAAVESLGEAARH; via the coding sequence ATGGATACCGAGCGCATCAAAGTGCTGTTGGTCGAAGACGACGGGGACAGCCGGGAGCTGCTGGCGGAACTCCTGGAAGAAGAGTTCGAAGTCCTGACGGCCGGAGACGGGCTCTCTGGGTTGAAGGCCTTCGAGACGGATCACCCGGATGTCATCGTGACGGACGAGTCCTTGCCCGGCATGTGCGGCACGGTGCTCGCCCAGCACGTGAAGCAGCGCAACCCCCAGGCGCGCGTCATTCTCGTCTCGGGCTATTCACAAGTGGAAGGTGCTGAACACTGTGACATGGTGTTGCGCAAACCAATCGACGTCGTGCGGCTGTCGGCCGCCGTGGAAAGCCTCGGGGAGGCGGCCAGGCATTAA
- a CDS encoding ATP-binding protein, translating into MRLRTRLALAFAVLALVPLAVVVPLTLSRLRTTLSRELEARMEGATTSAQEGLERTAERARRAVEELVESTAMEDLAREARERPTQAIQASTAEGLMKSRSLTVLSLFDRQGLTLSSGHLPARRGDPDPALFAVTLQKSPRPVPVRVSVRGDSGLREMPALVTARPVDYGDSRLWAVGGVLLDEGLAQHLARLTQAEVSLLSEGTVVARAGSATAPTVERVLPLGDAAAVHLVFSRAAPLEAERGVINAFLLMAALGLGFSVLLGLLMSRRITRPVEALTEGARRVAEGSREVQVTAEASGEVGELVRAFNHMTTELRSTTERLMASERIAAWQEVARRLAHEIKNPLTPIQMSLETLLAAQSAQDARFPALFRESAGVVLEEVDRLRRIVDEFSRFARLPKPQLTPVDLSELTQSVLALYATPPPGITLLPTIQTGVVARADRDQLTQVLVNLVKNAEEALADKGGSVRVRVKGTQTDAIVEVEDTGPGIPLEHRSRIFEPYFTTKQGGTGLGLAIAARILQEHGGKLEVGGEPGEGARFSLILPRDV; encoded by the coding sequence ATGCGCCTGAGGACCCGGCTCGCGTTGGCCTTCGCCGTGCTGGCGCTGGTGCCGCTGGCGGTGGTGGTGCCCCTCACCCTGAGCCGCCTGCGCACCACCTTGTCCCGCGAGTTGGAGGCGCGGATGGAAGGGGCCACCACCTCCGCCCAGGAGGGGCTGGAGCGCACCGCCGAGCGGGCCCGCCGCGCCGTGGAAGAGCTGGTGGAGAGCACCGCGATGGAGGATCTGGCCCGCGAGGCGCGCGAGCGTCCCACCCAGGCCATCCAGGCAAGCACCGCCGAGGGGCTGATGAAGAGCCGGAGCCTCACGGTGCTCAGCCTCTTCGACCGGCAGGGCCTCACGCTGTCCTCGGGCCACCTGCCCGCCAGGCGTGGGGATCCCGACCCGGCCCTCTTCGCCGTCACCCTCCAGAAATCGCCCAGGCCCGTGCCCGTGCGCGTGAGCGTGCGGGGCGACAGCGGCCTGCGGGAGATGCCCGCGCTCGTCACGGCCCGCCCGGTGGACTACGGGGATTCGAGGCTGTGGGCCGTGGGGGGCGTGCTGCTGGACGAGGGGCTCGCCCAGCACCTGGCGCGGCTCACCCAGGCCGAGGTGTCCCTGCTCTCGGAAGGCACCGTGGTGGCCCGGGCCGGCAGCGCCACGGCGCCCACGGTGGAGCGCGTGCTGCCCCTGGGAGACGCTGCGGCGGTCCACCTCGTCTTCAGCCGGGCGGCGCCACTGGAGGCCGAGCGGGGCGTCATCAACGCCTTCCTGCTCATGGCGGCGTTGGGGCTGGGCTTCTCGGTCCTGCTGGGGCTGCTCATGTCACGCCGCATCACCCGGCCCGTGGAGGCGCTCACGGAAGGGGCCCGCCGCGTGGCCGAGGGCTCTCGGGAGGTGCAAGTGACCGCCGAGGCCAGCGGCGAGGTGGGAGAGCTGGTGCGCGCCTTCAACCACATGACGACCGAGCTGCGCTCCACCACCGAGCGGCTGATGGCCAGCGAGCGCATCGCCGCGTGGCAGGAGGTGGCCCGTCGGCTGGCCCACGAAATCAAGAACCCCCTCACCCCCATTCAGATGTCCCTGGAGACGTTGCTGGCGGCCCAGAGCGCCCAGGACGCGCGCTTCCCCGCGCTCTTCCGGGAGAGCGCCGGGGTCGTGCTGGAGGAGGTGGACCGGCTGCGCCGCATCGTCGATGAGTTCAGCCGCTTCGCCCGGCTGCCCAAGCCCCAACTGACGCCGGTGGACTTGAGCGAGCTGACCCAGAGCGTGCTGGCCCTCTACGCCACGCCGCCCCCGGGCATCACCCTGCTGCCGACGATTCAAACCGGGGTGGTGGCCCGCGCGGACCGGGATCAGCTCACCCAGGTGCTCGTCAACCTGGTGAAGAACGCGGAGGAGGCCCTGGCGGACAAGGGGGGCTCGGTGCGCGTGCGGGTGAAGGGCACCCAGACGGACGCCATCGTGGAAGTGGAGGACACCGGCCCGGGGATTCCCCTGGAGCACCGCAGCCGCATCTTCGAGCCCTACTTCACCACCAAGCAGGGCGGCACTGGGCTGGGGTTGGCCATCGCCGCCCGGATCCTCCAAGAGCACGGTGGCAAGCTGGAGGTCGGGGGCGAGCCTGGCGAGGGGGCCCGCTTCAGCCTGATCCTTCCTCGGGACGTGTGA
- a CDS encoding N-acetylmuramoyl-L-alanine amidase-like domain-containing protein — MAWAVSLTAALVLSQAPVESAPGGWTALSLEQRAALLALEAPAPLAERLLHVSERFLGTPYLASPLGEGTGVDPDPTFRLDAVDCLTFVEQSMALSLARNDAEVEPLLERIRYASTPVYEDRNHLMEAQWLPNNVRKGFVVDVTRRYGGEDTVRVQKVLTPLTWKSKSSQSLTLPPERQPRGTFALNMLPLDRILAHARQVPSGTILLVLRDDLPLKATRITHLGFIVQKGRRTWLRHAARNRYGRVVDEDLESFLARNAKYDKWKVTGVSLFEVHSPDDAQTRTVLHSP, encoded by the coding sequence ATGGCGTGGGCTGTTTCGCTCACCGCGGCGCTCGTGCTGAGCCAGGCCCCGGTGGAGTCCGCCCCCGGTGGATGGACCGCGCTGTCCCTCGAGCAGCGGGCCGCCCTGCTGGCCCTGGAGGCCCCGGCGCCGCTGGCCGAGCGGTTGCTGCACGTGAGCGAGCGCTTTCTCGGCACGCCCTACCTGGCCTCTCCCCTGGGGGAGGGCACCGGCGTGGATCCGGATCCCACCTTCCGCCTGGATGCGGTGGACTGTCTGACGTTCGTCGAGCAGTCCATGGCGCTCAGCCTGGCCCGGAACGACGCCGAGGTGGAGCCCCTGCTGGAGCGCATCCGGTACGCGAGCACCCCCGTGTACGAGGATCGCAACCACCTCATGGAGGCCCAGTGGTTGCCCAACAACGTCCGCAAGGGCTTCGTGGTGGATGTGACGCGGCGCTACGGGGGCGAGGACACCGTTCGCGTCCAGAAGGTGCTCACCCCCCTCACGTGGAAGTCGAAGTCCTCCCAATCGCTGACGTTGCCCCCCGAGCGGCAGCCCCGGGGAACCTTCGCGCTGAACATGCTGCCCTTGGACCGGATCCTGGCCCACGCGCGGCAGGTGCCCTCGGGCACCATCCTGCTCGTGCTCCGGGATGATCTGCCCCTCAAGGCCACGCGCATCACCCACCTGGGCTTCATCGTGCAGAAGGGGCGGCGGACCTGGCTGCGTCACGCCGCCCGCAACCGGTATGGCCGGGTGGTGGATGAAGATCTGGAGTCGTTCCTGGCGCGCAACGCCAAGTACGACAAGTGGAAGGTCACGGGGGTGAGCCTCTTCGAGGTTCACTCGCCCGATGACGCACAGACGCGCACTGTCCTCCACTCGCCCTGA
- a CDS encoding penicillin-binding protein 1A: MSTPSEALPPPEPPQVPPPPARPGFGARLWKWTKRLLITAGVGLVLAVAGGVIAYSYFSQGLPSVEALRNYQPPQVTKVRCGDGSICAEFYNERRTLVRIEELPPHVRNAFLAAEDADFYKHEGLDFFGITRAALKNLIPGSRKSGASTITQQVVKNLLLTPERSLTRKIREWILTPRVEQALTKDQILNLYVNQIYYGQRRYGLEEAALFYFGKHSKDLSLGEATVLAGTPQSPHRINPVTNIVRAKSRQKYVLEQMARNGFASQEDVDAEMDKPIVLAPRPPPRVGAYYAEEMRRTLIERYGEKAVLEGGLRVEIAMEPKHQAVAEEAVRNGLEALDRRQGYRGPLGTLETPRFGRIKELIAHRIDEAGRRQKDAEYVADLSPLANAGPEPESPGEEGAEEQRPELLPEEEAPPSAEETLVRSVPLLPLKEGLRLAGYVTEVDEKRGVARVDLVSRIAEVSLTTVKWARMKGKAAPSKISEVFKPGELVLVRITRPTPAPAAVEATLDQIPVAQGGLVVIRPSDRHVLALVGGYDFDRSSFNRATQARRQPGSSFKPFLYAAALGSGRYTPLSTVNDAPEAIRDPYTGKQWKPKNYDNKFEGPMTLREALTKSKNTVSVRLIESLTPATVIDYARRAGITSALPENLTLALGTGEVTMLEAANAYATLQANGRYADPLLLLRVQDAQGLVLEEHQPAFEEKLPPPVAYLTTTLMRSVVEEGTAKAVRELNRPAAGKTGTTNESKDTWFSGYTMDYVASAWVGFDDNTPLGSTETGGRAALPIWLDFMRVANQGLPVRDFEVPPGIISVRIDPSTGLLAGNAVPGRLESFLEGTQPTAEAPPPGQVDTSGFFLEDDKRRGL; the protein is encoded by the coding sequence ATGTCCACGCCTTCCGAAGCCCTTCCTCCGCCCGAACCGCCTCAGGTTCCCCCACCGCCCGCTCGCCCCGGGTTCGGCGCCCGTCTCTGGAAGTGGACGAAGCGGCTGCTCATCACGGCGGGCGTGGGCCTGGTGCTGGCAGTGGCGGGGGGCGTGATCGCCTACTCCTATTTCAGCCAGGGGCTGCCTTCCGTGGAGGCCCTGCGCAACTACCAGCCCCCCCAGGTGACGAAGGTGCGGTGCGGAGATGGCTCCATCTGCGCCGAGTTCTACAACGAGCGCCGCACGCTGGTACGCATCGAGGAGCTGCCCCCGCACGTCCGCAACGCCTTCCTCGCCGCCGAGGACGCGGACTTCTACAAGCACGAGGGCCTCGACTTCTTCGGCATCACCCGCGCGGCCTTGAAGAACCTCATCCCGGGCAGCCGCAAGTCCGGCGCCTCCACCATCACGCAGCAGGTGGTGAAGAACCTGCTGCTCACCCCGGAGCGGAGCCTCACGCGGAAGATCCGCGAGTGGATCCTCACCCCGCGCGTGGAGCAGGCGCTCACCAAGGATCAGATCCTCAACCTCTACGTCAATCAGATCTACTACGGGCAGCGGCGCTACGGCCTGGAGGAGGCCGCGCTCTTCTACTTCGGCAAGCACTCCAAGGACCTGAGCCTCGGCGAGGCCACGGTGCTGGCCGGCACGCCCCAGTCTCCGCACCGCATCAACCCGGTGACCAACATCGTCCGTGCCAAGTCGCGCCAGAAGTACGTGTTGGAGCAGATGGCGCGCAATGGCTTCGCCTCCCAGGAGGATGTGGACGCGGAGATGGACAAGCCCATCGTCCTGGCGCCCCGGCCGCCGCCCCGCGTGGGCGCTTACTATGCCGAGGAGATGCGCCGCACGCTCATCGAGCGCTATGGGGAGAAGGCAGTGCTCGAAGGCGGCCTGCGGGTCGAGATCGCCATGGAGCCCAAGCACCAGGCCGTCGCGGAAGAAGCGGTGCGCAATGGCCTGGAGGCGCTGGACCGGCGCCAGGGCTACCGGGGGCCTCTCGGCACCCTGGAGACGCCGCGCTTCGGGCGCATCAAGGAGCTCATCGCCCACCGCATCGATGAGGCGGGGCGCCGGCAGAAGGATGCGGAGTACGTGGCGGACCTCTCCCCGCTGGCGAATGCGGGGCCCGAGCCCGAGTCTCCCGGAGAAGAAGGCGCCGAGGAGCAGCGTCCGGAACTCCTCCCCGAGGAGGAGGCGCCTCCCTCCGCCGAAGAGACGCTGGTGCGGTCCGTGCCCCTCCTGCCCCTGAAAGAAGGGCTGCGCCTGGCTGGCTACGTCACCGAGGTGGACGAGAAACGGGGCGTTGCCCGGGTGGACCTCGTGAGCCGCATCGCGGAGGTCTCCCTGACCACGGTGAAGTGGGCGCGGATGAAGGGCAAGGCGGCCCCCTCGAAGATCTCGGAGGTCTTCAAGCCGGGCGAGCTGGTGCTCGTGCGCATCACCCGGCCCACCCCCGCCCCCGCGGCCGTCGAGGCCACGCTCGATCAGATCCCCGTGGCCCAGGGAGGCCTGGTCGTCATCCGGCCCTCCGACAGGCATGTGTTGGCGCTGGTGGGGGGCTATGACTTCGATCGCTCGTCCTTCAACCGCGCCACGCAGGCCCGGCGCCAGCCAGGCTCGTCCTTCAAGCCCTTCCTCTATGCCGCGGCGCTCGGCAGCGGGCGCTACACGCCACTGAGCACGGTGAACGACGCGCCGGAGGCCATCCGCGACCCGTACACCGGCAAGCAGTGGAAGCCGAAGAACTACGACAACAAGTTCGAGGGCCCCATGACGCTGCGCGAGGCCCTCACCAAGTCCAAGAACACGGTGTCCGTGCGGCTCATCGAGTCGCTCACCCCCGCCACCGTCATCGACTATGCGCGCCGCGCGGGCATCACCTCGGCCCTGCCGGAGAACCTCACGCTGGCGCTGGGCACGGGCGAGGTGACGATGCTGGAGGCCGCCAACGCCTACGCCACGCTCCAGGCCAATGGCCGCTACGCGGATCCCCTGCTGCTGCTGCGCGTCCAGGACGCCCAGGGCCTCGTGCTGGAGGAGCACCAACCCGCGTTCGAGGAGAAGCTGCCGCCGCCGGTGGCCTACCTCACCACGACGCTCATGCGCAGCGTCGTCGAGGAGGGCACCGCCAAGGCCGTGCGGGAGCTGAACCGCCCCGCGGCCGGCAAGACCGGCACCACCAACGAGTCCAAGGACACGTGGTTCTCCGGCTACACCATGGACTACGTGGCCAGCGCCTGGGTGGGCTTCGATGACAACACACCCCTGGGCAGCACGGAGACAGGTGGCCGGGCCGCCCTGCCCATCTGGCTGGACTTCATGCGCGTGGCGAACCAGGGTCTGCCCGTGCGCGACTTCGAAGTGCCCCCCGGCATCATCTCCGTGCGGATCGACCCGTCGACCGGGTTGCTCGCCGGGAATGCCGTGCCCGGACGACTCGAATCCTTCCTGGAAGGCACCCAGCCCACCGCCGAGGCGCCGCCCCCGGGCCAGGTGGACACCAGCGGGTTCTTCCTCGAGGACGACAAGCGGAGAGGTTTGTGA
- a CDS encoding MXAN_5187 family protein: MVRVKFLVFALLVLALGLAHFAVLSGPLGAQAVAGAQAQAGSSTAEVVRTLESRRAIARALALRLAASPELISSVQEVVNAEGSARPGFASVQAAAEAVLPKDIPGVVIALSTPAGAWHARVGQEGTPEGAALDVKALIPAEAPSVVEAFGVPHAFASVPVLWNFVRIPGAERLETQLAATLVVGVPLLPEGLLDGPTVASGAAALGLVKENQVVASGGQKALVDSAVTTLKASQPVVQRGQLQALGPVKLPVLTTGKDYLGGQTPLLVGTRRELEGTPYEVIALVSTRPLLGTLADYQRNALVGLAGLLGLSLVWAVVMGSSKRQAVEPSSEGRDTLGIGGAMASMAPAVAPSMSPEPVSAMNFASSPPGPENTAHVPLAEGTVLPGASPELPFGGPPQSLEALTTPAPEEAFPFPPAPAPEPHHFQAAPVPFESERAPPPALDDQSFFPASPRAGAFSFEEIPTAAYTLQQAADPMAAAAATIDSPETTRVAAIPRELLQASLRPPTREMPMPFADTYPTAPAPAPVSVPWSVPAPAPVPLPGAALPGASTFMGNVSDAFSEEDYHFQEVFREFVLTRERCGEMADGLTYDKFVQKLRKNKEQLVQKYACRTVRFQVYVKEGKAALKATPVKD; this comes from the coding sequence ATGGTTCGCGTCAAGTTTCTCGTTTTCGCACTCCTGGTGCTCGCGCTGGGCTTGGCCCACTTCGCTGTGCTGTCGGGGCCCCTGGGGGCCCAGGCCGTCGCAGGGGCTCAGGCGCAGGCGGGTTCGAGCACCGCCGAGGTGGTGCGCACCCTGGAAAGCCGGCGTGCGATTGCCCGGGCCCTGGCCCTGAGGTTGGCGGCGAGTCCCGAGCTGATCTCCTCGGTGCAGGAGGTGGTGAACGCCGAGGGTTCGGCTCGCCCGGGCTTTGCTTCGGTCCAGGCCGCCGCCGAGGCCGTGCTGCCCAAGGACATCCCCGGCGTGGTCATCGCGCTCTCGACGCCCGCGGGCGCGTGGCATGCGCGTGTGGGGCAGGAGGGGACGCCGGAGGGCGCCGCGCTGGACGTGAAGGCGCTGATCCCGGCGGAGGCCCCTTCCGTGGTGGAGGCCTTCGGCGTGCCGCACGCTTTTGCCTCCGTGCCCGTGCTCTGGAACTTCGTGCGCATCCCCGGGGCGGAGCGCCTGGAGACGCAGCTCGCCGCGACGCTGGTGGTGGGGGTGCCGCTGCTGCCCGAAGGGCTCCTCGATGGCCCCACGGTCGCCTCGGGCGCCGCCGCGCTCGGCCTGGTGAAGGAGAACCAGGTGGTGGCCAGCGGAGGGCAGAAGGCGCTTGTCGACAGTGCGGTCACCACGCTCAAGGCCTCGCAGCCCGTCGTGCAGCGGGGGCAACTCCAGGCGCTGGGGCCCGTGAAGTTGCCGGTGCTCACCACGGGCAAGGACTACCTGGGAGGTCAGACGCCCCTGCTGGTGGGGACGCGCCGGGAGCTGGAGGGCACCCCCTACGAGGTGATCGCCCTGGTCAGCACCCGGCCCCTCCTGGGCACGCTGGCGGACTATCAGCGCAATGCCCTCGTGGGCCTCGCGGGCCTGCTGGGGCTGAGCTTGGTGTGGGCGGTGGTGATGGGCTCCAGCAAGCGCCAGGCCGTGGAGCCCTCCTCCGAAGGGCGGGACACGCTCGGCATTGGCGGCGCCATGGCCTCCATGGCCCCGGCCGTGGCGCCTTCGATGTCGCCCGAGCCCGTGTCGGCGATGAACTTCGCCTCGTCCCCGCCTGGCCCCGAGAACACGGCGCATGTGCCCCTGGCCGAGGGGACTGTCCTGCCCGGGGCTTCGCCGGAATTGCCGTTTGGAGGCCCTCCCCAGTCGCTGGAGGCCCTCACCACACCGGCCCCCGAGGAGGCGTTCCCCTTTCCGCCGGCCCCGGCGCCCGAGCCGCATCACTTCCAGGCCGCGCCCGTGCCCTTCGAGTCCGAACGGGCACCGCCGCCCGCCCTGGATGACCAGTCGTTCTTCCCGGCGTCTCCGCGCGCGGGCGCCTTCTCCTTCGAGGAGATCCCCACGGCGGCGTACACGCTCCAGCAGGCGGCGGATCCGATGGCCGCCGCCGCAGCGACGATCGACAGTCCGGAGACGACGCGCGTGGCGGCCATTCCTCGCGAGCTGCTCCAGGCCTCGCTCCGCCCGCCGACCCGGGAGATGCCGATGCCGTTCGCGGACACCTACCCCACGGCCCCCGCGCCCGCTCCCGTGTCCGTCCCCTGGTCCGTTCCCGCCCCGGCCCCCGTGCCGTTGCCGGGGGCGGCGTTGCCCGGGGCCTCGACGTTCATGGGCAATGTGTCCGATGCCTTCTCGGAGGAGGACTACCACTTCCAGGAAGTCTTCCGGGAGTTCGTCCTCACCCGCGAGCGGTGCGGCGAGATGGCCGACGGCCTCACCTACGACAAGTTCGTGCAGAAGCTCCGCAAGAACAAGGAGCAACTCGTCCAGAAGTACGCCTGCCGCACCGTGCGCTTCCAGGTCTATGTGAAGGAGGGCAAGGCCGCCCTCAAGGCCACGCCCGTCAAGGACTGA
- the hpf gene encoding ribosome hibernation-promoting factor, HPF/YfiA family, producing the protein MKVLMRGVHLSLSDGLKAYVDEHLVAHIERFADDEASEIDIALVDINGPKGGVDKECRVTMRMPGLEAVHVTETAETLHQAIDATRDRLEKALKRSIERRRSVATQGLPGDLEAKVPPY; encoded by the coding sequence ATGAAGGTGTTGATGCGAGGGGTCCACCTGTCCCTGTCGGATGGGTTGAAGGCATACGTGGATGAGCATCTGGTGGCTCACATCGAGCGGTTCGCTGATGACGAGGCGTCGGAGATCGACATCGCGCTCGTGGACATCAACGGCCCCAAGGGAGGCGTGGACAAGGAGTGCCGGGTGACGATGCGCATGCCAGGGCTCGAGGCCGTTCACGTCACCGAGACCGCGGAGACGTTGCACCAGGCCATTGACGCGACGCGGGACCGTTTGGAGAAGGCCCTGAAGCGCAGCATCGAGCGGCGGCGCAGCGTGGCAACCCAGGGCTTGCCCGGCGATCTCGAGGCCAAGGTTCCTCCGTACTAG
- a CDS encoding peptide ABC transporter substrate-binding protein codes for MTLRHALTSLLILGAAPALAAGRIPYGGELRLAHTGPSLVGDPTLADTPVEATLLGLQSRSLCRLGAGGESHLAVARELSRPMAQTVRVALPSLGLANTLTRAWTRITGPEAPSPYRALLFPVNGEARQLSARGTALELPLSFPWPDLERSLCHPALALPVTTSAPSLGPFASTTGKGVLEARLGYPEGRPYLDRLLLSPTDERGLTRMWTSRQVHLALGALPETGTLSGAALHATYLAYSPRRVPADFRQAFESAIDRDDLTRLFVRAPAVSMPHLLPPALLVQAPRPRPGAPSSGGTRTVTLLYDAGIEDQRAVAERIQVKLHERGYKVALEPLARATLRSRWAKGDFDLMLHALLLPPIPGPALAVVLDAAGRRDLLGVELPLIGAVEDPAARDTRARERALALAPSVPLLPLYAQGLGMRVAPEVAGLVMDAQGLPFLDGAYLQPETPGSPGDRR; via the coding sequence ATGACGCTCCGGCACGCTCTCACCAGCCTCCTCATCCTCGGTGCCGCGCCCGCGCTCGCCGCGGGGCGCATTCCCTACGGCGGGGAGCTGCGGCTGGCCCACACCGGCCCCTCCCTCGTGGGAGATCCCACCCTGGCGGATACCCCCGTGGAGGCCACGCTCCTGGGCCTCCAGTCCCGCTCCCTCTGCCGACTCGGCGCGGGCGGCGAGTCCCACCTCGCCGTGGCCCGCGAGCTGTCCCGGCCCATGGCCCAGACGGTGCGCGTCGCCCTGCCTTCGCTCGGGCTGGCCAACACCCTGACCCGGGCCTGGACGCGCATCACGGGCCCCGAGGCCCCTTCCCCCTACCGTGCGCTCCTCTTTCCCGTGAACGGCGAGGCCCGGCAGCTCTCCGCCCGGGGAACGGCCCTCGAACTCCCCCTGTCCTTCCCGTGGCCGGACCTGGAGCGCTCGCTGTGCCACCCGGCACTGGCCCTGCCGGTGACCACCAGCGCCCCCTCCCTGGGGCCCTTCGCCTCCACCACCGGCAAGGGGGTCCTCGAGGCGCGGCTCGGCTATCCCGAGGGCCGTCCCTATCTGGATCGCCTCCTGCTCAGCCCCACGGATGAGCGGGGCCTCACGCGGATGTGGACCTCGCGGCAGGTGCACCTGGCGCTGGGGGCCTTGCCGGAAACAGGCACCCTGTCGGGAGCCGCCCTTCATGCCACCTACCTCGCCTATTCGCCGCGCCGGGTGCCCGCGGACTTCCGGCAGGCCTTCGAGAGCGCCATCGATCGGGACGATCTCACGCGCCTCTTCGTGCGCGCGCCCGCCGTGTCCATGCCGCACCTGCTGCCCCCGGCCCTGCTGGTCCAGGCGCCCCGGCCGCGTCCTGGCGCGCCGTCCTCCGGCGGCACGAGGACGGTGACGCTGCTCTACGACGCGGGCATCGAGGATCAGCGCGCGGTGGCCGAGCGCATTCAGGTGAAGCTCCACGAGCGCGGCTACAAGGTCGCGCTGGAGCCTCTGGCCCGCGCCACCCTCCGCTCCCGCTGGGCCAAGGGCGACTTCGATCTGATGCTCCACGCCCTGCTGTTGCCCCCGATTCCGGGGCCTGCCCTCGCGGTGGTGCTGGATGCGGCCGGACGGAGGGATCTGCTGGGGGTGGAGCTGCCCCTCATCGGCGCCGTGGAGGACCCCGCCGCGCGGGACACCCGGGCCCGGGAGCGGGCCCTCGCCCTGGCGCCGTCCGTGCCCCTCCTTCCTTTATATGCGCAGGGCCTCGGCATGCGCGTGGCCCCGGAAGTGGCGGGCCTGGTGATGGACGCGCAGGGACTTCCCTTCCTGGATGGGGCGTACCTTCAGCCGGAAACGCCGGGGTCCCCGGGTGACCGAAGGTGA
- a CDS encoding FG-GAP repeat domain-containing protein — protein sequence MSRLLVTLLLSTFTAAPSTPSPALGPPSVERLAQLVADDVQAQSPEAPVAIHLSGASPEMRRALGTLLASRLAALELGPFVLEAPTPEAAEELARDKGARALVRLTLSLQEGALHARGDVLGTWVNFWSGRTPSRPPGPAAAVTRAVEADAGALALASVSPQGMSSATPMTVTSGPRQVRLMGAVLVQLDQPPAALAAGDLDGDGRDEVAVLTHRAVSVYAGDGRLLARRDIEGIPLSATPPREPFGVVAVLPQPPRLAAWSAHFAHGEVLLLDRAKGTLRPIGTLDTAPLGTSERASFTPGRTTFAPEVRVDEGQLLSVPAPFVSASLAPPQLLFVHADGSGSLYPRATTPPIRMQGLGAGSALGDLDGDGKPELLTTSPQLFPSPDTLRVHALVGDDPLAHNPLWQSTLPVGRALQVVTADLDLDHRREVLVGLWHLDGTGEVFLMRQGTP from the coding sequence GTGAGCCGCCTCCTCGTCACGCTCCTGCTGTCCACCTTCACCGCCGCACCTTCCACACCCTCCCCCGCGCTGGGCCCTCCTTCGGTCGAGCGGCTCGCGCAGCTCGTGGCCGACGATGTGCAGGCGCAATCCCCCGAGGCCCCCGTTGCCATTCACCTGAGCGGCGCGTCGCCCGAGATGCGGCGCGCGCTGGGGACGCTGCTGGCCTCGCGGCTGGCGGCCCTGGAACTGGGCCCCTTCGTGCTGGAAGCCCCCACGCCCGAGGCGGCCGAGGAGCTCGCCCGCGACAAGGGCGCGCGCGCCCTCGTGCGCCTCACGCTCTCCCTTCAGGAAGGCGCCCTGCACGCCCGGGGCGATGTGCTGGGCACCTGGGTCAACTTCTGGTCCGGACGCACCCCGTCCCGGCCCCCCGGGCCCGCCGCCGCCGTCACCCGGGCCGTGGAGGCGGATGCCGGTGCGCTGGCCCTCGCCTCGGTCTCCCCTCAAGGCATGTCCTCGGCGACGCCGATGACCGTCACCTCCGGCCCCCGCCAGGTCCGGCTGATGGGTGCGGTCCTCGTGCAGTTGGACCAGCCTCCCGCCGCCCTGGCCGCGGGGGACCTCGATGGCGATGGCCGGGACGAGGTGGCCGTCCTCACCCACCGGGCCGTGTCCGTCTACGCCGGCGACGGGCGCCTGCTCGCGCGCCGTGACATCGAGGGAATTCCCCTGAGCGCCACGCCCCCCCGCGAGCCCTTCGGCGTGGTGGCCGTCCTGCCCCAGCCACCACGGCTGGCAGCGTGGTCCGCCCACTTCGCCCACGGGGAGGTGCTTCTCTTGGACCGGGCCAAGGGCACCCTGCGTCCCATTGGTACGCTGGACACCGCCCCCCTGGGCACCAGCGAGCGCGCCAGCTTCACGCCCGGCCGGACGACGTTCGCGCCGGAGGTCCGGGTGGACGAGGGCCAGCTGCTCTCCGTCCCGGCCCCCTTCGTCAGCGCCAGCCTCGCGCCCCCGCAGCTGCTCTTTGTCCACGCGGATGGCAGCGGCTCGCTCTATCCCCGGGCCACCACCCCGCCCATCCGCATGCAGGGGCTCGGCGCCGGCAGCGCGCTGGGAGACCTGGATGGCGATGGAAAGCCGGAGCTGCTCACCACCTCCCCGCAGCTCTTTCCCAGCCCCGACACCCTGCGCGTCCATGCCCTCGTCGGGGATGACCCCCTGGCCCACAACCCGCTGTGGCAAAGCACCCTGCCGGTGGGCCGCGCGTTGCAGGTGGTGACGGCCGACCTGGACCTGGACCACCGGCGGGAAGTGCTCGTGGGCCTCTGGCACCTGGACGGCACGGGCGAAGTCTTCCTCATGCGCCAGGGGACCCCATGA